The Anaeromicrobium sediminis genome includes a region encoding these proteins:
- a CDS encoding aminopeptidase, which yields MYKVYNESITGYEEKLEGIKKIVEKTGDSKDPVDEFFHHTAKLILELVDFHKELNEEYFKGSIENLREENNSLYKELIGENYNKSYSNPTYAVNRLGDGLGQVFCGFYDKYLNYVDYIFKGKLFKINELNEFFMKVYTSHENKELNYEKFKSLMGEHVTSTLDLNNNLFFKETYDLDFDFYTNIVMKSDLNDLSYLFKYGKYISDNEINTAKFLNGYEQDKIDTVSDSIVKAYINGFIRDNKDITKRHNVRIVANVGQERITREIIKKLKDNNLNGFVAEVQSTEYNKQFDYDHKFDNSIYLNKEYEKLYMESLKNQAKENEEKLRDYSGILFIERFGEEPFSPSSKKERLKLSENQLGLYQNMRNELRKTIEEYIPEKERSFCIVAFPTPDIGHNFEEIFEETVKINMLDSNKYERIQQHIIDALDKGEFVHVKGKDGNDTDIYVKMHEIKDPEKETNFVNCVADVNIPLGEVFTSPILKDTNGVLHVEDIYLDGFRYYNLKLKFEDGYITEYSCTNFEKEEENKEYIKENLIFPHNTLPLGEFAIGTNTLAYVIAKKYDIMDKLPILIIEKMGPHFAVGDTCFSWAEDIPVYNFLDKKEIIARDNEKSLLRKTNINEAYTNCHTDITLPYESLDTIVVISKEKEEVEIIRDGRFVLEGTEELNEPFEV from the coding sequence ATGTACAAAGTGTATAATGAATCTATAACTGGATATGAAGAGAAACTAGAGGGAATAAAAAAAATTGTGGAAAAAACTGGAGATTCAAAAGATCCTGTAGATGAATTTTTTCATCATACGGCTAAGTTAATATTAGAATTAGTAGATTTTCATAAGGAACTTAATGAAGAATACTTCAAGGGTTCTATCGAAAACCTTAGAGAAGAGAATAATAGCTTATATAAGGAGTTAATAGGTGAAAACTATAATAAATCCTATTCAAATCCTACTTATGCAGTTAATAGACTAGGAGATGGATTGGGACAGGTCTTTTGTGGATTTTATGATAAATACTTAAACTATGTTGATTATATATTTAAAGGGAAATTATTTAAAATAAATGAGTTAAATGAGTTTTTCATGAAAGTTTATACTAGCCATGAAAATAAAGAATTAAATTACGAAAAGTTTAAATCTCTAATGGGTGAGCATGTAACAAGCACATTAGATCTTAATAATAATTTATTCTTTAAGGAAACTTATGATTTAGATTTTGATTTTTATACTAATATAGTGATGAAATCTGATTTAAATGATCTATCTTATTTATTTAAGTATGGAAAATATATAAGTGACAATGAAATTAATACGGCTAAGTTCTTAAATGGTTATGAACAAGATAAAATAGACACAGTAAGTGATAGTATTGTGAAGGCCTACATAAATGGCTTTATTAGAGATAATAAGGATATTACAAAGAGACACAATGTGAGAATAGTGGCTAATGTGGGGCAGGAAAGAATAACTAGGGAAATAATTAAAAAACTAAAGGACAATAACTTAAATGGATTTGTGGCAGAGGTTCAATCTACAGAGTACAATAAACAATTTGATTATGACCATAAGTTTGATAACTCTATTTATTTAAATAAGGAATATGAAAAATTATATATGGAAAGCCTTAAGAACCAAGCTAAGGAAAATGAAGAAAAATTAAGGGATTACTCTGGAATATTATTTATTGAAAGATTTGGAGAAGAACCATTTTCACCAAGTAGTAAAAAAGAGAGATTAAAATTATCAGAGAATCAATTAGGTTTATACCAAAACATGAGAAATGAACTCAGAAAAACTATAGAGGAATACATTCCAGAAAAGGAAAGAAGCTTTTGTATAGTTGCATTCCCAACTCCAGATATAGGACATAACTTTGAGGAAATATTTGAAGAAACAGTAAAAATTAATATGTTAGATAGTAATAAATATGAAAGAATTCAACAACATATAATAGATGCCCTAGACAAGGGTGAATTTGTCCATGTTAAGGGGAAAGACGGAAACGATACGGATATATATGTAAAAATGCATGAAATAAAGGATCCAGAAAAAGAGACTAACTTTGTAAACTGTGTAGCTGACGTTAATATTCCACTGGGTGAAGTATTTACCTCTCCAATTTTAAAGGATACTAATGGAGTACTACATGTGGAAGATATATATTTAGATGGATTTAGATATTATAACTTAAAGTTAAAGTTTGAAGATGGATACATAACTGAATATTCATGCACAAACTTCGAAAAGGAAGAAGAAAATAAGGAATACATAAAAGAAAATCTAATATTCCCACACAATACTCTACCACTAGGAGAGTTTGCCATAGGAACTAACACATTAGCCTATGTAATAGCTAAAAAATATGACATTATGGATAAGTTACCTATCCTAATAATAGAAAAGATGGGACCACATTTTGCCGTAGGTGACACATGCTTCTCCTGGGCAGAAGATATACCTGTTTATAATTTCTTAGATAAAAAGGAAATTATAGCAAGGGATAATGAAAAATCATTACTTAGAAAAACTAATATAAATGAAGCCTATACAAATTGTCATACGGACATAACCCTTCCTTATGAGTCATTAGATACTATAGTGGTTATAAGTAAGGAGAAGGAAGAAGTAGAGATTATAAGAGACGGAAGATTTGTACTTGAGGGAACAGAAGAATTAAATGAGCCATTTGAGGTATAA